The Prevotella sp. oral taxon 299 str. F0039 genome has a segment encoding these proteins:
- a CDS encoding Wzz/FepE/Etk N-terminal domain-containing protein, with protein MTQERPNHRIGIDLIRFLRVLNQDRKQTLLYCFVGAIIGLSIAFGSPKIYKSSVMLAPEGSSSNNLTSNLSSLASMVGMNMNLGNMSDAIFPEVYPDLMKSNQFIVGLFNIKVKSKDGKINICYYDYIKSKQTTPFWMKPISWILSRPTKSDNKKIDPFMLTKEQSDVAGAISKNIQCTVDKKTSVISIEVTAEDPLIAATMADSIKSRLQLFITRYRTNKARSDAEYMERLCREAKEQYTRSRQLYGSYADANQDLLLESFKSKQADLENEMQLKYNIYTQVAQQLQLAKAKVQEKTPAFTEIQSASVPIKHSNKPKSYTLFTFIFFAFITRCLVLLYQKRHELIIFPENNR; from the coding sequence ATGACACAAGAAAGACCGAATCACAGGATTGGCATTGACCTTATTCGTTTTTTAAGAGTATTAAACCAAGACCGCAAACAAACACTTCTATACTGTTTTGTAGGTGCAATAATTGGTTTAAGTATTGCTTTTGGTAGTCCAAAAATCTATAAATCAAGCGTAATGTTAGCTCCTGAAGGTTCATCAAGTAACAACTTAACCTCAAATCTTTCATCACTTGCATCAATGGTAGGCATGAATATGAACCTAGGTAACATGAGTGATGCAATCTTTCCAGAAGTATATCCAGACTTAATGAAATCAAACCAATTCATTGTGGGGCTATTCAATATAAAAGTTAAATCAAAGGATGGAAAGATTAATATCTGCTATTATGATTATATAAAAAGTAAACAAACCACTCCATTTTGGATGAAGCCTATCAGCTGGATATTAAGTCGCCCAACAAAATCAGATAACAAAAAGATTGATCCCTTTATGCTAACAAAAGAACAATCTGATGTGGCTGGAGCTATCAGCAAAAACATACAATGTACAGTGGACAAAAAAACAAGTGTTATTTCAATAGAAGTTACAGCTGAAGATCCACTTATTGCAGCCACTATGGCAGATTCCATTAAAAGCAGATTGCAATTATTTATCACACGCTACAGAACAAATAAAGCACGCAGTGATGCAGAATATATGGAACGTTTATGCCGTGAGGCTAAAGAACAATACACTCGTTCACGACAACTTTACGGTTCATATGCTGATGCCAACCAAGATTTATTACTAGAATCCTTTAAATCCAAGCAAGCCGATCTTGAAAATGAGATGCAATTAAAATACAATATCTATACACAAGTAGCACAACAATTGCAACTTGCCAAAGCCAAAGTACAAGAAAAGACACCTGCTTTCACAGAGATTCAATCAGCTTCAGTCCCTATTAAACACAGTAACAAACCCAAAAGTTATACCTTATTTACCTTTATATTCTTTGCATTTATCACAAGATGTTTGGTATTATTATATCAAAAGAGACACGAATTGATTATTTTTCCCGAAAACAACAGATGA
- a CDS encoding DUF4884 domain-containing protein, whose product MKRYKYFILCLILAMSSCDYEIREKEEPPKPKLTKEQIRKQEYEQRLKYYDVEFLFECNGVKVYQFENHGAYYYFTNANGRTYYEYTKRISKYTRKTINVQSLNTKK is encoded by the coding sequence ATGAAAAGATATAAATATTTTATTCTATGCTTAATTTTGGCAATGTCTTCTTGTGACTATGAGATTAGAGAGAAGGAAGAACCACCTAAGCCAAAATTAACAAAAGAGCAAATACGAAAGCAAGAGTATGAGCAAAGATTAAAATACTATGATGTAGAGTTTTTGTTTGAATGTAATGGTGTAAAGGTGTATCAGTTTGAAAACCATGGTGCATACTACTACTTCACCAACGCAAACGGAAGAACTTATTACGAATATACTAAAAGAATAAGTAAGTACACACGTAAAACAATTAATGTTCAATCACTAAACACAAAGAAATAA
- a CDS encoding helix-turn-helix domain-containing protein, translated as MYIEQAITVIEANLNKTLSAVESLSLQVTSLTDKINRLKETAGGKSKEVCSLYSATEAAAYLDIKLGTIRRLCCKKVLPYTKRGKRSYFKKEDLDAYQDSISYTKLSREQIEEEANNRIQFR; from the coding sequence ATGTACATCGAACAAGCAATCACCGTAATAGAAGCGAACTTAAATAAAACGCTTTCAGCTGTAGAATCTTTATCTCTACAGGTAACAAGTTTAACCGATAAAATAAACCGCCTCAAGGAAACGGCAGGGGGCAAGAGTAAGGAGGTTTGCTCTTTATACTCTGCCACTGAAGCAGCCGCCTATCTCGATATAAAGTTAGGCACTATAAGACGCCTATGCTGTAAAAAGGTATTACCCTATACCAAGAGAGGCAAGAGAAGCTACTTTAAGAAGGAGGATCTCGACGCCTACCAAGATAGTATTTCTTATACTAAACTTTCAAGGGAGCAAATCGAGGAGGAGGCAAACAACCGAATTCAATTTAGATAA
- a CDS encoding S24 family peptidase: MKEFESLADLSTGYITSMRKSFGEQKLSNVLKAFPELNRDWLLYGEGEMLKSTSTEDNNASFVAPYIKDELIYLPLFSVPALASFADNLSQASATLETYPVYVAKGEAYTKERHIVIEAKGESMSPTIQNKAMILCEKIEPEQWDYIQNEKIIAIIYDNSFTIKRVLRNNLATANTITLSADNTKYGTLEVSRCDIKGIYRAIKKVSEYL; this comes from the coding sequence ATGAAAGAATTTGAGAGCCTTGCAGACCTCTCAACGGGGTATATCACCTCGATGCGAAAAAGTTTTGGAGAGCAAAAATTGAGCAATGTTCTGAAAGCTTTTCCCGAACTGAATAGAGATTGGCTTTTATATGGTGAGGGCGAAATGCTCAAATCAACATCCACCGAAGACAACAACGCTAGCTTTGTTGCTCCATATATTAAAGATGAACTAATATATTTACCGTTGTTCTCTGTGCCTGCCCTTGCTTCCTTTGCAGATAACCTCTCGCAAGCCTCTGCAACCCTCGAAACCTACCCCGTGTATGTAGCGAAGGGCGAAGCCTACACAAAGGAGAGGCACATCGTCATAGAGGCAAAAGGCGAAAGCATGTCGCCTACAATTCAAAATAAAGCTATGATTTTGTGCGAAAAAATTGAACCCGAGCAATGGGACTATATCCAAAACGAAAAAATAATCGCTATTATTTACGATAATTCTTTCACTATAAAAAGGGTTTTAAGAAATAACTTAGCTACTGCAAATACCATAACGCTATCAGCGGATAACACCAAATATGGCACGTTAGAGGTTTCTAGGTGTGATATAAAAGGTATTTACAGAGCTATAAAAAAGGTGAGCGAATACTTGTAG